The following coding sequences lie in one Cyanobacterium sp. Dongsha4 genomic window:
- a CDS encoding 16S rRNA (uracil(1498)-N(3))-methyltransferase → MYRLVIDPQQKQDSCIILKPDQEHYLRRVVRLNSGDDFIAMDGKGNCWQVKLTVTGNEIVTSFQENRELTTAVSLIVALPKGSGFEDIIRCTTELGVTKLYPAISDRTLLKPKENKLERWRKIALEAVEQSERQILPYIAEPMPIKVIFEQFKLNNNPKYIASARSNASHLMEFCQQDFQDNPPSEIIIATGCEGGWTPREIENAIASGFQEVSLGKRILRAITAPIMVMALVASWSEIFELKSE, encoded by the coding sequence TTGTATCGTTTAGTTATTGACCCTCAACAGAAACAGGATAGTTGTATCATATTAAAACCAGACCAAGAGCATTATTTACGTAGGGTGGTACGGTTAAATAGTGGTGATGATTTTATTGCTATGGATGGTAAAGGCAATTGTTGGCAGGTAAAATTGACCGTGACTGGTAACGAAATTGTTACATCTTTTCAGGAAAATAGGGAGTTAACTACGGCGGTGAGTTTGATTGTGGCTTTGCCCAAGGGTAGCGGTTTTGAAGATATTATTCGTTGCACCACAGAGTTAGGGGTTACTAAATTATACCCTGCTATAAGCGATCGCACTTTATTAAAACCAAAGGAAAATAAATTAGAAAGATGGCGTAAAATTGCTTTAGAAGCAGTTGAACAGTCAGAAAGACAAATTTTACCTTATATTGCCGAACCAATGCCGATAAAAGTGATATTTGAGCAATTTAAACTAAATAATAACCCAAAATATATTGCTTCCGCTCGAAGTAATGCCTCTCATTTAATGGAGTTTTGTCAACAAGATTTTCAAGATAATCCTCCCTCAGAAATAATTATTGCCACCGGTTGTGAAGGGGGTTGGACTCCCAGAGAAATAGAAAATGCGATCGCATCTGGTTTTCAAGAAGTATCTTTAGGAAAAAGAATTTTAAGGGCGATTACTGCCCCAATTATGGTAATGGCTTTAGTTGCTTCTTGGAGTGAAATATTTGAGCTAAAATCAGAATAA
- a CDS encoding DNA (cytosine-5-)-methyltransferase, whose product MSLLKGKSFIDLFAGIGGFHQALSCYNAKCVFASEWDKHCQEIYLKNYGILPEGDITIIPENQIPSHDILCAGFPCQAFSISGKQLGFNDTRGTLFFDIVRIAKYHQPSLLILENVKNFARHDEGQTLKVVENTLNEIGYDVFYQVLNASNFGVPQKRERIYIVGFRKDLNVKKFTFPNSYGKATSLINFCLDDSETKDFVINRSDIKINDNLQITKDILGNYPQKPIRIGTINKGGQGERIYHQYGHAITLSAYGGGIGAKTGVYLINGKIRKLAPRECARIMGFPDDFRISNSNNIAYKQFGNSVVVNVLSAILENILQINNLCYEIKDNKLERITV is encoded by the coding sequence ATGAGTTTGTTAAAAGGAAAAAGTTTTATTGATTTATTCGCAGGAATTGGTGGTTTTCATCAAGCATTAAGTTGTTACAATGCTAAATGTGTTTTTGCTTCCGAATGGGATAAACATTGTCAGGAAATTTACTTAAAAAATTACGGAATTTTGCCTGAAGGAGATATAACTATCATTCCTGAAAATCAGATTCCTAGTCATGATATTTTGTGTGCTGGTTTTCCTTGTCAAGCCTTTAGTATTTCAGGAAAACAATTAGGATTTAATGATACTAGGGGTACTTTATTTTTTGATATAGTGAGAATTGCTAAATATCATCAACCGTCATTATTAATCTTAGAAAATGTGAAAAATTTTGCTAGACATGATGAGGGACAAACCTTAAAAGTTGTGGAAAATACTTTAAATGAGATTGGTTATGATGTTTTTTATCAAGTGTTAAATGCTTCTAATTTTGGCGTACCTCAAAAGCGAGAAAGAATCTATATTGTAGGTTTTAGAAAAGATTTAAACGTGAAAAAATTTACTTTTCCTAATAGTTATGGTAAAGCAACCAGTTTAATCAATTTTTGTTTAGATGACTCAGAAACAAAAGATTTTGTTATTAATAGAAGTGATATAAAAATTAATGATAATTTACAAATAACGAAAGATATTTTAGGAAATTATCCCCAAAAACCTATTAGAATTGGCACGATTAATAAAGGTGGACAGGGGGAAAGAATTTATCACCAATACGGTCATGCTATCACTTTATCAGCTTATGGTGGCGGTATTGGGGCGAAAACAGGAGTTTATTTAATCAATGGTAAAATAAGGAAATTAGCACCAAGAGAATGTGCGAGAATTATGGGTTTTCCTGATGATTTTAGGATTAGTAATAGTAATAATATTGCTTATAAACAATTCGGAAATAGTGTGGTAGTTAATGTGTTAAGTGCGATCTTAGAAAATATTTTACAAATTAATAATTTATGTTATGAGATAAAAGACAATAAATTAGAGAGAATTACTGTTTAG
- a CDS encoding type II toxin-antitoxin system Phd/YefM family antitoxin translates to MEKLLINNNQEDLIELIKSVNEENKIYELEGVNASAVLISQKDYESLQETIELLSISGLRESLQRSLEQISNQETYSLDDVLGDID, encoded by the coding sequence ATGGAAAAATTGCTCATCAATAATAATCAAGAAGATTTAATCGAATTAATCAAATCAGTCAACGAAGAAAATAAAATCTATGAATTAGAAGGGGTTAATGCTTCTGCGGTGCTAATTTCTCAAAAAGATTATGAAAGTTTACAAGAAACGATCGAGCTATTATCAATTTCAGGACTCAGAGAAAGTTTACAACGCTCCCTTGAACAAATATCGAATCAGGAAACTTACTCTTTAGATGATGTATTGGGAGATATTGATTGA
- a CDS encoding M48 family metallopeptidase — protein sequence MSFKSPIIENKNPEPNKRQLLTIFFLFGGTLTFLIFLIFYLFNQLIYLVPVEVEEKIGNLIIEQITPKQENSNISQQLNVLVDEIETLLPNQNNVKRNYQVIYIPENTVNALAIPSNKIIIYEGLLKELKSENELVMILGHEIGHFAHRDHLKSLGNMLLFKLIISSIVGDLDIFNSGVDLAHILVNARYSQRQEMKADEFGLDILNKYYGHVGGAIAFFETLEKQENNSNKLSFFSSHPSPQNRIKNLQKIMEKKEYIESQPQELNILQH from the coding sequence ATGTCTTTTAAATCCCCCATTATTGAGAATAAAAATCCTGAACCAAATAAGCGTCAATTATTAACAATATTTTTTCTATTTGGGGGAACATTAACTTTTTTAATTTTCTTAATTTTTTATTTATTTAATCAACTTATTTATTTAGTTCCTGTTGAGGTTGAGGAAAAAATAGGCAATTTAATTATTGAGCAAATTACCCCTAAACAAGAAAACTCAAATATATCTCAACAACTGAATGTGCTTGTTGATGAAATCGAAACATTGCTACCTAATCAAAATAATGTAAAAAGAAACTATCAAGTTATTTATATTCCTGAAAATACAGTCAATGCCTTAGCTATACCTAGTAATAAAATTATAATTTATGAAGGACTATTAAAAGAATTAAAATCAGAGAATGAGTTGGTGATGATTTTAGGTCATGAAATAGGACACTTTGCCCATCGAGACCATTTAAAAAGTTTGGGAAATATGCTCTTATTTAAGTTAATAATTAGTTCAATTGTTGGTGATTTAGATATTTTTAATTCTGGAGTTGATCTAGCTCATATTCTCGTTAATGCTCGATACTCTCAAAGGCAAGAAATGAAAGCAGATGAATTTGGATTAGATATTTTAAATAAATATTATGGTCATGTAGGAGGGGCAATCGCATTTTTTGAAACTTTAGAAAAGCAAGAAAACAATTCAAATAAACTGTCCTTTTTCTCTAGTCATCCGTCTCCCCAAAATAGGATTAAAAACCTACAAAAAATTATGGAAAAAAAAGAATATATCGAAAGTCAACCACAAGAGCTTAACATCTTACAACATTAA
- a CDS encoding vWA domain-containing protein, with the protein MSIIRPQVQFICLRDAISSDGVTNLDVIVRITVPEIQTNRQRPPLNLGLVVDRSGSMGGDKIRYARQAAIYAVQQLAERDRISVTIYDDQIEVIIPSQQATDKQNIINRINSITPRNMTALYDGWLEGATQVSKYLQPEHLNRVILLSDGLANVGETNPDVIGNAVNGLSKRGVSTTTMGIGDDFNEDLMQGMALSGDGNYYFIQNPDQLPSIFNAELQGIMATIGQKVSLGIKTFAPVELVDVFNDLDKTEYGRYKLPNLIAGNQFDMVLRLKVPPMSESAPLVKFRLAYDDNETQSRKITHHELQLPVVNSAQLNDYPFNEEVKAKVAQLMASRAKEEAIASLDRGDVWGTKERLQVAKEEMMASGVCFEMIAPEMVEMEDLLEDLEKGERQSMRKKAQFQNYQKRRNR; encoded by the coding sequence ATGAGCATTATTAGGCCTCAAGTACAATTTATCTGTTTAAGAGATGCTATTTCTAGTGATGGCGTTACTAATCTTGATGTGATTGTCAGAATCACTGTGCCTGAAATCCAGACTAATCGACAACGCCCTCCTCTTAATTTAGGGTTGGTAGTAGATCGCTCTGGTTCGATGGGAGGTGATAAAATCAGGTATGCTCGTCAGGCGGCTATCTATGCCGTGCAACAATTAGCAGAACGCGATCGCATCAGTGTTACCATCTATGATGATCAAATAGAAGTAATTATTCCCTCTCAACAAGCTACTGACAAGCAGAATATAATTAATCGCATCAATAGCATCACTCCTCGCAATATGACGGCGTTGTATGACGGTTGGTTAGAAGGGGCGACTCAAGTTAGTAAGTATCTACAACCTGAGCATTTAAACCGTGTTATTTTGTTATCGGATGGCTTGGCGAATGTGGGGGAAACGAATCCTGATGTCATTGGCAATGCCGTTAATGGGTTGAGTAAACGGGGTGTTAGCACTACTACTATGGGTATCGGGGATGATTTTAATGAGGATTTGATGCAGGGAATGGCATTATCTGGGGATGGCAATTATTACTTTATCCAAAATCCAGATCAGTTACCAAGTATCTTCAATGCTGAGTTACAGGGGATTATGGCAACTATCGGGCAGAAGGTGAGTTTGGGCATTAAAACTTTTGCACCTGTGGAATTGGTGGATGTGTTTAATGATTTGGATAAAACGGAATACGGGCGTTATAAATTACCGAATCTTATCGCTGGAAATCAATTTGATATGGTGTTGCGGTTAAAAGTGCCTCCGATGTCGGAATCAGCACCTCTGGTTAAATTCCGATTAGCTTATGATGACAATGAAACCCAGTCAAGAAAAATCACTCATCATGAGTTACAGTTACCTGTAGTTAATTCCGCCCAGTTGAATGATTATCCTTTTAATGAGGAGGTAAAGGCAAAAGTGGCTCAGTTAATGGCTTCACGGGCAAAAGAAGAGGCGATCGCATCTTTGGATCGAGGGGATGTTTGGGGTACAAAAGAGCGTTTACAGGTGGCTAAAGAAGAAATGATGGCCTCTGGGGTGTGTTTTGAGATGATAGCTCCTGAAATGGTTGAAATGGAGGATTTATTAGAGGATTTAGAAAAAGGTGAGCGTCAATCTATGCGGAAAAAAGCCCAATTTCAAAATTATCAAAAACGCCGTAATCGTTAA
- the rimM gene encoding ribosome maturation factor RimM (Essential for efficient processing of 16S rRNA) encodes MEIKDLIAIGTIVAPQGLKGELKVKTDSDFPERFETAGVRWITSPSQKQPQPVDLLQGRQIPGKNIFIIKLAQVCDRTQAETLKGSILYVEKTEKPSLEPGEYHVADLINLEVYNQKTGENIGVVIDILSAGNDILEVELHKQPEIKTEEKEPDISKISRISKRKKVKIKKPKPVTILIPFVEEIVPIVDLENGRIEVNPPTGLLNPKEAEEVE; translated from the coding sequence TTGGAGATTAAAGATTTAATTGCAATCGGTACAATTGTTGCACCTCAAGGATTAAAAGGAGAGTTAAAGGTAAAAACAGACTCAGATTTTCCCGAAAGATTTGAAACGGCGGGAGTGCGGTGGATAACTTCTCCTTCTCAAAAACAACCTCAACCAGTGGATTTACTTCAAGGCAGACAAATACCCGGGAAGAATATCTTTATTATCAAATTAGCACAAGTATGCGATCGCACCCAAGCAGAAACTCTAAAAGGATCGATATTATATGTAGAAAAAACAGAAAAACCTTCCCTAGAACCTGGAGAATATCATGTTGCTGATTTAATCAATTTAGAAGTTTATAATCAAAAAACAGGAGAAAATATAGGTGTTGTAATTGATATTTTAAGTGCAGGAAATGACATTTTAGAAGTAGAATTGCATAAACAACCAGAAATTAAAACCGAAGAAAAAGAACCAGATATATCGAAAATTAGTCGCATTTCAAAAAGAAAAAAAGTCAAAATAAAAAAACCTAAACCCGTAACAATATTAATTCCTTTTGTGGAAGAAATAGTGCCTATTGTCGATTTAGAAAATGGCAGAATCGAAGTTAATCCCCCCACAGGATTATTAAATCCCAAAGAAGCAGAAGAAGTGGAATAA
- a CDS encoding type II toxin-antitoxin system RelE family toxin: MVYQIRFTKEAKKDVAQLTQKQKEKLKKIIQEIISISPYSGKKLLIVVKNSSEILVDSTLYV; encoded by the coding sequence ATGGTTTATCAAATAAGATTTACCAAAGAAGCCAAAAAAGATGTTGCTCAACTTACCCAAAAACAGAAAGAAAAACTAAAAAAAATTATTCAAGAAATTATAAGTATTAGTCCTTATAGTGGTAAAAAACTCCTCATAGTGGTAAAAAACTCCTCGGAGATCTTAGTGGATTCTACTCTATACGTTTAA
- a CDS encoding DivIVA domain-containing protein produces the protein MTENSIVTQSNPNMSNNGTTPPQVEEMGFDLTGELDRLEDLILSGVRIPFISKTLMAEDVLLNQLDLIRINLPDCFEQATQILQQRQKILADAQSYAQKIVENAQRKASQLLDESRIVQQAESQAYQIRRQVQQDCENLQQKTVAEVEQIRQKIQQDAVKIRQQAITEAEEIQNEADVYADQVLSRLERDLAQMLRIVSNGRQQVYQQKLTPSQKVSEQMNKKAS, from the coding sequence ATGACTGAAAACTCTATTGTCACTCAAAGCAACCCCAATATGTCTAATAACGGAACAACTCCCCCCCAAGTGGAAGAAATGGGATTTGATTTAACAGGAGAATTAGATAGATTAGAAGACCTCATTTTAAGTGGTGTTCGCATTCCTTTCATTAGTAAAACTCTTATGGCAGAGGATGTTTTATTAAATCAACTAGACTTAATTAGGATTAATCTTCCTGACTGTTTTGAACAAGCAACCCAAATTTTACAACAAAGGCAAAAAATTCTTGCGGATGCTCAAAGTTATGCTCAAAAAATAGTTGAAAATGCCCAAAGAAAAGCTAGTCAACTTTTAGATGAATCGAGAATTGTTCAACAAGCAGAAAGTCAAGCCTATCAAATTAGAAGACAAGTTCAACAAGACTGTGAAAATTTACAGCAAAAAACTGTCGCTGAAGTAGAACAAATTAGGCAAAAAATACAACAAGATGCCGTCAAAATTAGACAACAAGCCATCACTGAAGCGGAAGAAATTCAAAATGAAGCGGATGTTTATGCAGATCAGGTATTATCAAGGTTAGAAAGAGATTTAGCACAAATGTTGAGAATCGTCAGCAATGGCCGCCAACAGGTTTATCAACAAAAGCTAACTCCTTCTCAAAAAGTATCTGAGCAGATGAATAAAAAGGCTTCATGA
- a CDS encoding glycogen/starch/alpha-glucan phosphorylase: MIKKTTSGLFRNNSAKEEPTIRVEDDRTGMSSETLKRAFLDNLFYIQGINRSDASNYDYYVALAYTIRDRLLHRFLKTTDTYKKNRTKIVCYLSAEFLMGRHLGNNLVNLDIYQEIEEVLKELGLDLEELLEQEPDPGLGNGGLGRLAACFLDSLASLEIPAIGYGIRYEFGIFYQLIRDGWQAEIPDNWLRFGNPWELPRPDETVEIKLGGHTQGYHDSKGQYRVSWIPDRTVVAIPHDTPVPGYKTNTVNPLRLWKAEASEAFNFEAFNAGNYDRAVEEKINSETISKVLYPNDNTPAGKELRLAQQYFFVSASLQDLIRLHLRNNSSLDNFHERFAIQLNDTHPAIAVAELMRLLMDEHGMEWGQAWDITQKTLSYTNHTLMPEALEKWSVNLMEKLLPRHMEIIYHINHLFLENVRSWYHDNQELIDQVSLIEEGEEKKVRMANLACVGSHAINGVAALHTQLLKQDTLRSFAFMWPEKFINKTNGVTPRRWILLSNPLLSKLVTSKIGDGWLKDLNQMRQLEKFVDDAQFCREWREIKQANKQRLAEYIFKKLGIEVDVNSIFDVQVKRLHEYKRQHLMVLHIIDLYNRIKRNPEADIYPRTFIFGGKAAPGYFMAKLIIKLINSVADVVNFDPDVRGRLKVIFLPNFNVSLGQKIYPAADLSEQVSTAGKEASGTGNMKFAMNGALTIGTLDGANIEIREEAGEENFFLFGLTAEEVYRRKAEGYNPYHYYEQNQELRDVIDRIKDGTFSHGNTELFKPIVDHLLYEDTYMLLADYHSYIECQKHVAMTYKDQEKWTRMSILNSARMGKFSSDRTIKEYCDEIWKVSPVKIKLES, translated from the coding sequence ATGATTAAGAAAACTACATCCGGGCTATTTCGTAATAATTCTGCGAAAGAAGAACCTACCATAAGAGTAGAGGACGATCGCACCGGGATGAGTTCAGAAACCTTAAAAAGAGCGTTTTTGGACAACTTGTTTTATATTCAGGGCATAAATCGTTCTGATGCTAGTAATTACGACTATTACGTCGCTTTAGCTTATACCATAAGAGATAGATTACTACACCGTTTCTTAAAAACTACAGATACCTACAAAAAAAATCGCACCAAAATAGTGTGTTATCTATCCGCAGAATTTTTGATGGGTCGTCACCTAGGCAATAATTTAGTTAATCTCGACATTTACCAAGAAATTGAAGAAGTATTAAAAGAATTAGGACTAGACTTAGAGGAATTATTAGAACAAGAACCAGACCCCGGATTAGGAAACGGCGGTTTAGGAAGATTAGCGGCTTGTTTCTTAGATTCTCTGGCTTCTTTGGAAATTCCCGCCATTGGTTACGGGATTCGTTATGAATTTGGCATTTTTTACCAATTAATTAGAGATGGTTGGCAAGCAGAAATTCCCGATAACTGGTTAAGATTTGGCAACCCTTGGGAATTACCACGCCCCGATGAAACTGTAGAAATTAAACTCGGTGGCCACACTCAAGGTTATCATGACAGTAAAGGACAGTATAGAGTATCTTGGATTCCCGATCGCACCGTTGTCGCTATTCCCCATGATACTCCCGTGCCAGGTTACAAAACCAACACCGTTAACCCCTTAAGGTTGTGGAAAGCAGAAGCGAGTGAAGCCTTTAACTTTGAAGCCTTTAACGCAGGAAACTACGATCGCGCCGTTGAAGAAAAAATCAACTCAGAAACTATCTCCAAAGTTCTTTATCCTAACGATAACACCCCTGCTGGAAAAGAATTAAGACTAGCACAACAATACTTCTTTGTCTCTGCATCTTTACAAGACTTAATCCGCTTACATCTGCGCAATAACTCCAGTTTAGATAACTTCCACGAACGCTTTGCCATTCAGCTTAATGATACTCATCCAGCCATTGCCGTTGCCGAATTAATGCGTCTATTAATGGATGAACACGGTATGGAATGGGGACAAGCATGGGATATTACTCAAAAAACCCTTTCCTATACTAACCATACCCTGATGCCAGAAGCCTTAGAAAAATGGTCAGTTAATCTGATGGAAAAACTCCTTCCTCGTCACATGGAGATCATATACCATATCAATCACCTTTTCCTCGAAAATGTACGCTCTTGGTATCATGATAATCAAGAATTAATCGATCAAGTATCTCTGATTGAAGAAGGAGAAGAGAAAAAAGTCCGCATGGCAAACCTTGCTTGTGTGGGAAGCCATGCTATTAATGGAGTTGCGGCTTTACATACCCAACTACTCAAACAAGACACCCTCCGCTCCTTTGCCTTTATGTGGCCTGAAAAATTCATCAACAAGACTAATGGTGTCACTCCCCGTCGTTGGATTTTACTCAGTAATCCTCTATTATCTAAACTTGTCACTTCCAAAATTGGCGATGGTTGGTTAAAAGACTTAAATCAAATGCGTCAACTAGAAAAATTTGTTGATGATGCACAATTTTGTCGTGAATGGCGAGAAATCAAACAAGCCAATAAACAACGTTTAGCCGAATACATCTTCAAAAAATTAGGTATCGAAGTCGATGTTAATTCCATCTTTGACGTACAAGTGAAAAGATTACATGAGTATAAACGTCAACACCTGATGGTACTCCACATAATTGACCTCTATAACCGCATTAAACGCAACCCAGAAGCAGATATTTACCCTCGTACCTTCATTTTTGGAGGAAAAGCGGCTCCGGGCTACTTTATGGCGAAATTAATCATTAAGTTAATCAATAGTGTTGCTGATGTAGTCAATTTTGATCCTGATGTGCGAGGACGTTTAAAAGTAATTTTCTTACCTAACTTTAACGTTTCTCTTGGACAAAAAATCTACCCTGCCGCCGACTTATCAGAACAGGTTTCCACTGCAGGAAAAGAGGCTTCCGGAACTGGTAATATGAAATTTGCCATGAATGGAGCGTTAACTATTGGTACTTTAGATGGTGCTAATATCGAAATTCGAGAAGAAGCTGGAGAAGAAAACTTTTTCCTCTTTGGTTTAACCGCCGAAGAAGTCTATCGTCGCAAAGCAGAGGGTTACAATCCGTATCATTACTATGAACAAAATCAGGAATTGCGGGATGTAATCGATCGCATCAAAGATGGTACATTTAGTCATGGTAACACCGAACTATTTAAGCCCATTGTCGATCACTTACTCTACGAAGATACCTATATGCTCTTAGCAGATTACCATTCTTATATAGAATGTCAAAAACACGTTGCTATGACTTATAAAGATCAAGAAAAATGGACAAGAATGTCTATTCTTAACAGTGCCAGAATGGGCAAATTTTCAAGCGATCGCACCATTAAGGAATATTGCGATGAAATCTGGAAAGTCAGTCCCGTCAAAATTAAACTAGAATCTTAG
- a CDS encoding transporter substrate-binding domain-containing protein produces MSIKLSKLLLSFSLFCWFGGGYLTPSVARGETVLEEINRTGVLKVGVRNDAIPFGYRDNGRLEGLCLSLVQLIREEIIRREQRNIISINLLVSGLYNRFDIVQDKVVYLECGPNSIRSLPEYDQVTFSEPFFISGVQLITRRDRISSILNSDGKDLTIGVLAYTNTENLIKEKYPLAQLELFQGAKGNLRGIQSVNQERIDAFANDGILLLGEAILNRIPIEDNSSLSIVPEIPLTCERYGLILSKDENWENLVNSVLQSEDFRRIRRDWFISLAKESLIPRQQCVEN; encoded by the coding sequence ATGAGTATTAAGTTATCTAAACTACTACTGTCTTTTTCCCTTTTTTGTTGGTTTGGAGGGGGTTATTTAACCCCTTCTGTCGCTAGGGGGGAGACAGTTTTAGAAGAAATTAATCGCACGGGGGTGTTAAAAGTAGGGGTGAGAAATGATGCAATTCCTTTTGGCTACCGTGATAATGGTCGTTTAGAAGGACTTTGCTTAAGTTTAGTACAGTTAATTAGGGAAGAAATTATCAGAAGAGAGCAGAGAAATATTATCTCGATCAATCTTTTAGTCTCTGGGCTTTATAATCGTTTCGATATTGTACAAGACAAAGTTGTTTATCTTGAATGTGGTCCTAATTCTATTAGAAGTCTTCCAGAATATGATCAGGTTACTTTTTCTGAACCTTTCTTTATTTCGGGTGTTCAATTAATTACAAGGCGCGATCGCATTTCTTCTATTCTCAATTCCGATGGCAAAGATTTAACCATTGGGGTTTTAGCCTACACCAACACAGAAAATTTAATTAAAGAAAAATATCCCCTTGCCCAATTAGAACTTTTCCAAGGAGCAAAGGGTAATTTACGGGGTATTCAATCGGTTAACCAAGAAAGAATTGACGCTTTTGCTAATGATGGGATACTTCTTTTAGGAGAGGCAATATTAAACAGAATACCCATTGAGGATAATTCCTCCTTAAGTATTGTGCCAGAAATCCCTTTAACCTGTGAAAGATACGGATTAATTTTATCAAAGGATGAAAATTGGGAAAATCTAGTTAACTCTGTTCTACAATCGGAGGATTTTCGCCGTATCAGACGTGATTGGTTTATTTCCCTTGCAAAAGAATCATTAATTCCCCGTCAGCAATGTGTTGAAAACTGA
- a CDS encoding MerR family transcriptional regulator, whose product MDLETLENNHQEWLIDEFVEVANGLLPLYLPDIKGNSKVKEEINTRLVRSYASQRLMDEPIRQNRYAFYRYRHLLQLLLIKRLLSDGIGTTAINDLLTSKTNDELKSLLIGGISLNITTAHPPLQSIPNSSNSALDFLADLKGKRSQSPSTIRGNVKQKSQSSPAPNQNTMSALDETDQNSWDKEENWTRLRILDGLELHIRDDLIYPNSIKERESLMELFRNILSKFFKRRQL is encoded by the coding sequence ATGGACTTAGAAACATTAGAAAACAACCATCAAGAATGGTTAATCGATGAATTTGTGGAGGTAGCTAACGGGTTATTACCTCTCTATCTTCCTGATATTAAAGGTAATAGCAAAGTTAAAGAAGAAATTAACACTCGCCTAGTAAGAAGTTACGCCAGTCAAAGGTTGATGGATGAGCCTATTCGGCAAAATCGTTATGCTTTTTATCGTTATCGTCATCTTTTACAGTTATTGTTGATTAAGCGTTTACTTAGTGATGGTATCGGCACAACGGCAATTAATGATTTACTTACCTCGAAAACTAATGACGAGTTAAAAAGTTTACTAATCGGAGGTATTTCTCTTAATATTACTACCGCCCATCCCCCGTTACAATCAATCCCAAATTCCAGTAATTCCGCTTTAGATTTTCTCGCTGATTTAAAAGGAAAAAGAAGTCAATCACCATCCACTATCAGAGGTAACGTTAAACAAAAAAGCCAGTCATCACCTGCACCAAATCAAAATACCATGTCTGCGTTAGATGAGACTGATCAAAATTCATGGGATAAGGAAGAAAATTGGACTCGTTTAAGGATTTTAGATGGTTTGGAGTTACATATTCGTGATGATCTCATTTATCCCAATAGTATCAAAGAGCGAGAGTCTTTAATGGAACTTTTCCGCAATATTTTAAGTAAATTCTTCAAAAGGAGACAGTTATGA
- the bchM gene encoding magnesium protoporphyrin IX methyltransferase, with amino-acid sequence MVNTAKKTIDDKTVVKEYFNATGFERWRNIYGEGKVNKVQLDIRQGHQQTIDTVVSWLKDDGNLSQLSICDAGCGVGSLTLPLAQEGATVYASDISAKMVGEAAERIKQVMENPRNIRLGVQDLESIRGSYDTVICLDVLIHYPTEDAAKMINHLSSLTKSRLILSFAPKTFFLTLLKRIGEFFPGPSKTTRAYQHKEEDIVKILQDNGFQIKRTGMTSTSFYYSRILEAVR; translated from the coding sequence ATGGTCAATACGGCAAAAAAAACCATAGACGATAAAACCGTTGTCAAAGAATATTTTAACGCCACTGGTTTCGAGCGTTGGCGTAATATTTACGGCGAGGGAAAAGTTAATAAAGTACAATTAGACATCCGCCAAGGGCATCAACAAACCATTGACACTGTTGTTAGTTGGCTTAAAGATGACGGTAATTTATCTCAACTCTCAATTTGTGACGCAGGATGTGGAGTCGGAAGTTTAACCCTTCCCCTTGCCCAAGAAGGTGCAACAGTTTACGCTAGTGATATTTCCGCCAAAATGGTAGGAGAAGCCGCAGAAAGAATAAAACAAGTGATGGAAAATCCCCGCAATATTAGATTGGGAGTGCAAGATTTAGAATCTATTAGGGGAAGTTATGACACGGTTATCTGTTTAGATGTTCTCATTCACTATCCCACAGAAGATGCCGCAAAAATGATTAATCACCTATCATCCCTAACAAAATCTCGATTGATTCTTAGTTTTGCCCCTAAAACTTTCTTTCTGACTTTATTAAAACGTATTGGTGAATTTTTCCCTGGCCCTAGTAAAACAACCCGTGCCTATCAACATAAAGAGGAAGATATTGTTAAAATCCTTCAAGATAATGGCTTTCAAATTAAACGCACTGGTATGACGAGTACAAGTTTTTATTATTCTCGCATTTTAGAGGCAGTCAGATAA